Proteins from a genomic interval of Ramlibacter algicola:
- the ptsP gene encoding phosphoenolpyruvate--protein phosphotransferase, giving the protein MTFSIHGLPVARGIAIGRAVLMAGRVDVAHYFIEHGQVVAEISRVRDARDAVVEEVQRLQQTIAGMGPKEAPHELSALLDVHLMLLQDKELETGVKHWISDRLYNAEWALTTQLEQLSRQFDEMEDEYLRERKADLEQVVERILRHMKGVSSPVPSRRPAQPRSQDKLLADDSVDVPLVLIAHDLSPADMLQFKQSVFAGFVTDVGGRTSHTAIVARSMDIPAVVGARSASHLVRQDDWVIVDGDEGVMIVDPSPIILAEYGFKQRQAELERGRLARLLHTPAVTLDGQKIELLANIELPEDAPAAVAAGAVGVGLFRSEFLFMNRKGDLPGEDEQYEAYRRAVDGMQGLPVTIRTIDVGADKPLDETERDEAHLNPALGLRAIRWSLADPAMFLTQLRAILRAAAHGKVNLLVPMLAHVSEIRQTLSLLDFARAELDNRGTTYGPVQLGAMIEIPAAALTLRTFLKYFDFLSIGTNDLIQYTLAIDRDDESVAHLYDPLHPAVLQLVANTIAECNAQGKGVSVCGEMAGDTQMTRLLLGLGLRSFSMHPAQVLAVKQEVLRADTSRLRAWASDVLAAEEPVKLLG; this is encoded by the coding sequence ATGACCTTCTCCATCCACGGCCTCCCCGTCGCGCGCGGCATCGCCATCGGGCGGGCCGTGCTCATGGCGGGGCGAGTGGACGTCGCGCACTACTTCATCGAGCACGGCCAGGTCGTCGCCGAGATCTCGCGCGTGCGCGATGCGCGCGACGCCGTGGTGGAGGAAGTGCAGCGCCTGCAGCAGACCATCGCCGGCATGGGCCCGAAGGAGGCGCCGCACGAGCTGTCGGCGCTGCTGGACGTGCACCTGATGCTGCTGCAGGACAAGGAGCTGGAAACCGGCGTCAAGCACTGGATCAGCGACCGCCTCTACAACGCCGAATGGGCGCTGACCACGCAGCTGGAGCAGCTCTCGCGCCAGTTCGACGAGATGGAGGACGAGTACCTGCGCGAGCGCAAGGCCGACCTCGAGCAGGTGGTCGAGCGCATCCTGCGCCACATGAAGGGCGTGTCCTCGCCAGTGCCGTCCAGGCGTCCCGCGCAGCCGCGGTCGCAGGACAAGCTGCTCGCCGACGACTCGGTCGACGTGCCGCTGGTGCTTATCGCGCACGACCTGTCGCCCGCGGACATGCTGCAGTTCAAGCAGAGCGTGTTCGCCGGCTTCGTCACCGACGTCGGCGGCCGCACCTCGCACACGGCGATCGTGGCGCGCAGCATGGACATCCCCGCCGTGGTCGGCGCCCGCAGCGCGAGCCACCTGGTGCGCCAGGACGACTGGGTGATCGTCGACGGCGACGAAGGCGTGATGATCGTCGACCCGTCGCCGATCATCCTGGCCGAATACGGCTTCAAGCAGCGGCAGGCCGAGCTGGAGCGCGGACGCCTCGCGCGCCTGCTGCACACGCCGGCCGTCACGCTCGATGGGCAGAAGATCGAGCTGCTCGCCAACATCGAGCTGCCGGAAGACGCGCCCGCGGCCGTCGCGGCCGGCGCGGTCGGCGTCGGCCTGTTTCGCAGCGAGTTCCTCTTCATGAACCGCAAGGGCGACCTGCCCGGCGAGGACGAGCAGTACGAGGCTTACCGGCGCGCGGTGGACGGCATGCAGGGGCTGCCCGTCACCATCCGCACCATCGACGTCGGCGCCGACAAGCCGCTGGACGAGACCGAGCGCGACGAGGCGCACCTGAATCCCGCGCTGGGCCTGCGCGCCATCCGCTGGAGCCTCGCCGATCCCGCGATGTTCCTCACGCAACTGCGCGCCATCCTGCGCGCGGCCGCGCACGGCAAGGTGAACCTGCTGGTGCCGATGCTGGCGCACGTCAGCGAGATCCGCCAGACGCTGTCGCTGCTCGACTTCGCGCGCGCCGAGCTGGACAACCGCGGCACCACGTACGGGCCGGTGCAACTGGGCGCGATGATCGAGATCCCCGCCGCGGCCCTGACGCTGCGCACCTTCCTCAAGTACTTCGACTTCCTGTCGATCGGCACCAACGACCTGATCCAGTACACGCTGGCGATCGACCGCGACGACGAATCGGTCGCGCACCTGTACGACCCGCTGCATCCCGCGGTGCTGCAACTGGTCGCCAACACCATCGCCGAGTGCAATGCGCAGGGCAAGGGCGTCAGCGTGTGCGGCGAGATGGCGGGCGACACGCAGATGACGCGCCTGCTGCTCGGCCTGGGGCTGCGCAGCTTCTCCATGCACCCGGCCCAGGTGCTGGCGGTCAAGCAGGAGGTGCTGCGCGCCGACACCAGCCGCCTTCGCGCGTGGGCGAGCGACGTGCTCGCAGCCGAGGAACCGGTCAAGTTACTCGGCTAG
- a CDS encoding PTS sugar transporter subunit IIA, whose amino-acid sequence MNAILIIAHAPLAHALRECALHVFPDCAPMVAAIDVQPNLSPEETLATARIAMEQLSRGPQVKGVLVLTDIFGATPGNVAQKLVDGVTSRLITGVNLPMLLRSVSYRHEPLDALVARAVIGGTQGVMQVAVTAPQNQPRRKHDQDDHDHQQ is encoded by the coding sequence ATGAACGCCATCCTGATCATCGCCCACGCCCCGCTGGCGCACGCGTTGCGCGAGTGCGCGCTGCACGTGTTCCCGGACTGCGCACCGATGGTGGCTGCGATCGACGTCCAGCCCAATCTCTCGCCCGAGGAAACGCTCGCCACCGCGCGCATCGCGATGGAGCAACTCTCGCGCGGCCCCCAGGTGAAGGGCGTCCTGGTGCTCACCGACATCTTCGGGGCGACGCCGGGCAATGTCGCCCAGAAGCTGGTCGACGGCGTCACCTCCCGCCTGATCACGGGCGTGAACCTGCCGATGCTCCTGCGCAGCGTCAGCTACCGCCACGAACCGCTCGATGCCCTGGTGGCGCGCGCCGTCATCGGCGGCACGCAGGGCGTGATGCAGGTGGCCGTCACCGCGCCGCAGAACCAGCCCCGCCGCAAGCATGATCAAGACGACCACGACCATCAGCAATAA
- a CDS encoding HPr family phosphocarrier protein: protein MIKTTTTISNKLGLHARASAKLTKLAAAYPCDVWLSRGERRVNAKSIMGVMMLAAGLGAEVVVETDGKSEQEAMDAILALINDRFGEGE from the coding sequence ATGATCAAGACGACCACGACCATCAGCAATAAGCTGGGCCTGCATGCCCGCGCCTCGGCCAAGCTCACCAAGCTGGCCGCCGCCTATCCCTGCGACGTGTGGCTCTCGCGCGGCGAACGCCGCGTGAACGCCAAGAGCATCATGGGCGTGATGATGCTCGCCGCCGGCCTCGGGGCCGAGGTGGTGGTCGAGACCGACGGAAAGAGCGAGCAGGAAGCGATGGACGCGATCCTCGCCCTGATCAACGACAGGTTCGGGGAAGGCGAATGA
- a CDS encoding CaiB/BaiF CoA transferase family protein — protein MNALDGIRVLDLSRVLAGPWCTQTLADLGADVIKIERPGTGDDTRTWGPPFLQDTEGRDTREAAYYLGTNRNKRSVTCDIARPEGQALVRELARHCHVFVENFKVGDMARYGLDYASIRAVNPAIVYCSVTGFGQTGPYRERAGYDYAVQGMGGLMSVTGERDDLGGGPQKVGVAVADLFTGLYASTAILAALRHAERTGEGQAVDMALLDTQVAMLANLGANYLVSGKVPGRAGNAHQNIVPYQVFEVAPAADDAKDFVIIAVGNDGQFAKYCEVAGHPELAQDPRFARNQDRVRNRAVLVPMLEEIMKTRAKAQWLPALEAAKVPCGAINSLAEVFADPHVRERGMVTRWEHPLGGEVDLVSSPLKLSATPVRQDLPPPLLGQHTDDVLRGVLGWDAARIGELRQKEVI, from the coding sequence ATGAACGCACTCGACGGCATTCGTGTCCTGGACCTCTCCCGCGTGCTCGCCGGGCCCTGGTGCACGCAGACGCTCGCGGACCTCGGCGCCGACGTGATCAAGATCGAGCGGCCCGGCACCGGCGACGACACGCGGACGTGGGGGCCGCCCTTCCTGCAGGACACCGAGGGCCGCGACACGCGCGAGGCCGCCTACTACCTGGGCACCAACCGCAACAAGCGCTCGGTCACCTGCGACATCGCCCGCCCCGAAGGCCAGGCGCTCGTGCGCGAGCTCGCACGGCACTGCCACGTGTTCGTCGAGAACTTCAAGGTCGGCGACATGGCGCGCTACGGCCTCGACTACGCGTCGATCCGCGCCGTGAATCCCGCCATCGTCTACTGCAGCGTGACCGGCTTCGGCCAGACCGGCCCCTACCGTGAGCGCGCCGGCTACGACTACGCGGTGCAGGGCATGGGCGGTCTCATGAGCGTGACCGGCGAACGCGACGACCTGGGCGGCGGGCCGCAGAAGGTGGGCGTGGCGGTGGCCGACCTGTTCACCGGCTTGTACGCGTCGACCGCCATCCTGGCGGCTCTGCGTCACGCGGAGCGCACCGGCGAAGGCCAGGCCGTCGACATGGCGCTGCTGGACACCCAGGTCGCGATGCTGGCCAACCTGGGCGCCAACTACCTGGTGAGCGGCAAGGTGCCGGGCCGCGCCGGCAACGCACACCAGAACATCGTGCCGTACCAGGTGTTCGAGGTCGCACCGGCCGCCGACGACGCCAAGGACTTCGTGATCATCGCGGTCGGCAACGACGGCCAGTTCGCGAAGTATTGCGAGGTGGCCGGCCATCCGGAACTCGCGCAGGACCCCCGCTTCGCGCGCAACCAGGACCGCGTGCGCAATCGCGCCGTGCTGGTGCCGATGCTGGAGGAGATCATGAAGACGCGCGCCAAGGCCCAGTGGCTGCCGGCGCTCGAGGCCGCCAAGGTGCCGTGCGGCGCGATCAACAGCCTCGCGGAAGTGTTCGCCGACCCGCACGTGCGCGAGCGCGGCATGGTGACGCGCTGGGAGCACCCGCTCGGCGGCGAGGTCGACCTCGTGTCGAGCCCGCTGAAGCTGAGCGCGACGCCGGTGCGCCAGGACTTGCCGCCTCCGCTCCTGGGCCAGCACACCGACGACGTGCTGCGCGGCGTGCTCGGGTGGGACGCCGCGCGCATCGGCGAACTGCGGCAGAAGGAGGTGATCTGA
- a CDS encoding alpha/beta hydrolase family protein, producing MAAFVLVHGAWHGAWCWQRVVQRLAADGHRVHAVTLTGVGERAHLLASTITLETHIADVGGVIEAEELQDVVLAVHSYAGMLGTAIADRMGSRLRHLVYVDAVVPRPGESWSSTHARTVRAARMAAAAASADYAIAVPDPDNYGLGADDYAWVKRRLTPHPGHTYEAPLDFDPARVAAVPRTFVSCTRPALPTIDAIRPRMADPGFWGGAWRSGGGAQVVELPTGHDPMVSLPADLTDLLLRCA from the coding sequence ATGGCGGCCTTCGTCCTGGTGCATGGCGCCTGGCACGGCGCCTGGTGCTGGCAACGCGTGGTGCAGCGGCTGGCCGCTGACGGCCATCGCGTGCATGCCGTGACGCTCACCGGCGTTGGCGAACGCGCGCACCTGCTCGCCTCGACGATCACGCTGGAGACGCACATCGCGGACGTCGGCGGCGTGATCGAAGCCGAGGAGTTGCAGGACGTGGTGCTTGCGGTGCACTCGTATGCGGGGATGCTGGGCACCGCCATCGCCGACCGCATGGGCTCGCGGCTGCGGCACCTGGTGTACGTCGATGCGGTCGTGCCGCGCCCCGGCGAGAGCTGGAGCAGCACGCACGCGCGCACCGTGCGTGCAGCCCGCATGGCGGCCGCGGCCGCGTCGGCGGACTACGCGATCGCGGTGCCGGACCCGGACAACTACGGCCTCGGCGCGGACGACTACGCGTGGGTCAAGCGCCGCCTCACCCCGCACCCGGGCCACACGTACGAAGCGCCGCTGGACTTCGACCCGGCCCGCGTCGCCGCCGTGCCGCGCACCTTCGTCAGCTGCACCAGGCCGGCGCTGCCGACCATCGACGCGATCCGGCCGCGCATGGCCGACCCCGGCTTCTGGGGCGGGGCGTGGCGCTCCGGCGGCGGCGCCCAAGTGGTCGAGCTGCCCACCGGCCACGACCCGATGGTGAGCCTGCCCGCGGACCTGACCGACCTGCTGCTGCGCTGCGCTTGA
- a CDS encoding MFS transporter: MNVLSRRTAVVVFLAFAFCYFFSAILRAVTATLAPTLTAEFALSAQDLGLLAGGFFFGFAATQLPLGTWLDHHGPKKVVLAFVAIAVGGCLAFAAADGFWSLLAARVLCGVGVSACLMAPLTGYRRWLDGPGQLRANSWMLMTGSLGMVASTLPVQWLLPVMGWRPIFVGLAVLLGVASLVLAWRVPGWEVGEHHGEPPSYAQVWRHPYFRRMAPIGFFHYGGMIAVQSLWAGPWMVRVSGWEPLQAATGLFAINISMLVTFWTWGMLNPLLARRGLGTDRMIAWGLPLSLATMAGIVVAGPAAAAASWALFCVTSTFVSLAQPAVGMAFPSALAGRALSAYNLVIFAGVFTVQWGVGLLVDGFQALGVAEVDAFRGAFAVFLVCIVASYAWFLRGSRDNPAEPAAR; the protein is encoded by the coding sequence ATGAACGTGCTCTCGCGGCGTACCGCCGTCGTCGTCTTCCTCGCCTTCGCGTTCTGCTACTTCTTCTCGGCCATCCTGCGGGCAGTCACGGCGACGCTGGCGCCGACGCTCACCGCCGAATTCGCGTTGTCGGCGCAGGACCTCGGCCTGCTGGCGGGCGGCTTCTTCTTCGGCTTCGCGGCCACGCAACTGCCGCTGGGCACCTGGCTGGACCACCATGGGCCGAAGAAGGTCGTGCTGGCCTTCGTCGCCATCGCCGTCGGCGGCTGCCTGGCGTTCGCGGCCGCGGACGGGTTCTGGTCGCTGCTCGCCGCGCGCGTGCTGTGCGGCGTCGGCGTCAGTGCGTGCCTGATGGCGCCGCTGACCGGGTACCGCCGTTGGCTCGACGGGCCGGGGCAGCTGCGCGCCAACTCATGGATGCTGATGACGGGATCGCTCGGCATGGTCGCCTCGACGCTGCCCGTGCAGTGGCTGCTGCCGGTGATGGGCTGGAGGCCGATCTTCGTCGGCCTGGCGGTGCTGCTGGGCGTCGCCTCGCTGGTGCTCGCGTGGCGCGTGCCCGGCTGGGAGGTCGGCGAGCACCACGGCGAGCCGCCCAGCTACGCGCAGGTCTGGCGCCATCCGTACTTCCGCCGCATGGCGCCGATCGGCTTCTTCCACTACGGCGGGATGATCGCCGTGCAGTCGCTCTGGGCGGGGCCGTGGATGGTCCGCGTCTCGGGCTGGGAGCCGCTGCAGGCGGCGACCGGCCTGTTCGCGATCAACATCAGCATGCTGGTGACGTTCTGGACCTGGGGGATGCTCAACCCGCTGCTGGCGCGCCGCGGCCTGGGCACCGACCGGATGATCGCCTGGGGCCTGCCCCTGAGCCTGGCCACGATGGCCGGCATCGTCGTCGCCGGGCCGGCCGCCGCGGCGGCGTCGTGGGCGCTGTTCTGCGTCACCTCGACCTTCGTCTCGCTCGCGCAACCGGCGGTCGGCATGGCCTTCCCGTCCGCGCTGGCCGGCCGCGCCCTGTCGGCCTACAACCTCGTGATCTTCGCCGGCGTGTTCACGGTGCAGTGGGGCGTCGGCCTGCTGGTCGACGGCTTCCAGGCCCTGGGCGTGGCGGAAGTGGATGCGTTCCGTGGCGCTTTTGCCGTCTTCCTCGTGTGCATCGTCGCCTCCTATGCGTGGTTTCTCAGGGGGTCGCGGGATAATCCGGCAGAGCCCGCCGCCCGATGA